The Candidatus Methylomirabilis sp. genome segment GAGGGGCCCCAGGCTTTCCGCGTCCAGGAGGAAGACCGGCCGCTCCTCCTGCCACGCCACGGCCCGGACGGTCCCCGGCACGAGGCGGCTGGCCAGGGCCGGCAGCGCCCGGAAGGATGCCTCGGGAATGTCCGCCACCTCGAGGGTCCGCTCCACCAGGAAGCCCAACTTCCTCCCCTCCGCCTCCACCACCAGGACCCGGCGACCGGCCCCGGGGCCTTCGAAGAGCGCGCCGAGGTCCACCGTCGGGAGAGTTCCCCCCTGGACGGGAAGGCTCCCCAGAAGGGGACGCGGTCCGTCCTCTGCAGGAGGGATGCCAGGGTCATCCGTAACTTCCTGGAGGATGCGCACATCCAGGCCGCAGCGGAACCCCCCCGCCTCGAAGAGGAGGAACCGGCGGGTCGGTCCCGCCTTCGGTGCCTCGACCCGGCGCACAGCCTTGCTCGGAAACGGCACGTCCTCTCCTCCCCGACCTCCGCCTGAAGCCCCTAAGTATCGAAAAGATAGCATAAAGTACCGTGGCTCCCCCGG includes the following:
- a CDS encoding chemotaxis protein CheW, with protein sequence MPFPSKAVRRVEAPKAGPTRRFLLFEAGGFRCGLDVRILQEVTDDPGIPPAEDGPRPLLGSLPVQGGTLPTVDLGALFEGPGAGRRVLVVEAEGRKLGFLVERTLEVADIPEASFRALPALASRLVPGTVRAVAWQEERPVFLLDAESLGPLLKTAAGDA